A DNA window from Rhizobium sp. NXC14 contains the following coding sequences:
- a CDS encoding choline ABC transporter substrate-binding protein, which produces MKTTSTFKLVTATAVAALSVATAAFAADPDSCSTVRFSDVGWTDITATTATASVVLKSIGYQTDIKVLSVPVTYTSLKNKDIDIFLGNWMPTQEKDVRPYIDDKSVESFGPNLVGAKYTLATNAKGAELGIKDFKDIAAHKDDLDGKIYGIEPGNDGNRLVMDLIEKNTFGMKDMEVVESSEQGMLAQVARAEKAGKPVVFLGWEPHPMNTNFKLTYLTGGDDVFGPDFGGAKVYTNVRAGYLGECPNVGSMLKNLTFSLDMENQIMGKILDDGKEPEAAATEWLKANPSALEPWLAGVKTRDGKGDALAAAKTSLGL; this is translated from the coding sequence ATGAAAACAACAAGCACATTCAAACTCGTCACTGCAACTGCCGTCGCCGCCCTCTCCGTTGCGACCGCCGCCTTCGCCGCCGATCCCGACAGCTGCTCCACCGTCCGCTTCTCCGACGTCGGCTGGACTGATATCACCGCCACGACGGCGACCGCTTCCGTCGTCCTGAAAAGCATCGGCTACCAGACCGACATCAAGGTTCTCTCGGTGCCGGTCACCTATACCTCGCTGAAGAACAAGGATATCGACATCTTCCTCGGCAACTGGATGCCGACGCAGGAAAAGGACGTTCGCCCCTACATCGATGACAAGTCGGTCGAATCCTTCGGCCCGAACCTCGTCGGCGCCAAGTACACGCTCGCCACCAACGCCAAGGGTGCAGAGCTCGGTATCAAGGATTTCAAGGATATCGCCGCCCACAAGGACGATCTCGACGGCAAGATCTACGGCATCGAGCCCGGCAATGACGGCAACCGCCTCGTCATGGATCTGATCGAAAAGAACACCTTCGGAATGAAGGATATGGAAGTCGTCGAATCCTCCGAACAGGGGATGCTCGCCCAGGTCGCTCGGGCCGAGAAAGCAGGCAAGCCCGTCGTCTTCCTCGGCTGGGAACCCCATCCGATGAACACCAACTTCAAACTGACCTACCTCACAGGCGGCGACGACGTCTTCGGTCCCGACTTCGGCGGTGCCAAGGTCTACACAAATGTCCGCGCCGGTTACCTCGGCGAATGCCCGAATGTCGGCTCCATGCTGAAGAACCTGACGTTCTCCCTCGACATGGAGAACCAGATCATGGGTAAGATCCTCGATGACGGCAAGGAGCCGGAAGCTGCGGCTACCGAATGGCTGAAGGCCAACCCGTCGGCGCTCGAGCCCTGGCTCGCCGGCGTCAAGACCCGCGACGGCAAGGGCGACGCGTTGGCGGCCGCCAAGACCAGCCTGGGCCTTTGA
- the choW gene encoding choline ABC transporter permease subunit: MNWITDSKIPIGPLAKSFVDWLTSNGEWFFNQLAFLLSHVIDGLLFVLQKPHPLIVIAVISALAFWLRRSIAITLFTCVGLLLIMNQGYWKETTETLALVLASTFVSMVIGIPLGIAAARRAWVYAAMRPVLDLMQTIPTFVYLIPALILFGLGMVPGLIATVIFAIPAPIRLTRLGIISTPPSLVEAAVAFGARPMQVLRKVELPFAAPQIMAGLTQTIMLSLSMVVIAALVGADGLGVPVVRALNTVNVAKGFEAGLCIVILAIILDRMFRTAGEGEGA; this comes from the coding sequence TTGAATTGGATCACCGACTCTAAGATTCCCATCGGCCCATTGGCCAAATCCTTCGTGGACTGGCTGACCTCGAATGGCGAATGGTTCTTCAACCAGCTTGCCTTTCTGCTGTCGCACGTCATCGACGGCCTGCTCTTCGTGTTGCAAAAGCCGCATCCGCTGATCGTCATTGCGGTCATTTCCGCCCTCGCTTTTTGGCTGCGGCGGTCGATCGCGATTACGCTCTTCACCTGTGTTGGGCTGCTGCTCATCATGAATCAAGGATACTGGAAGGAGACTACGGAGACGCTCGCGCTTGTGCTCGCCTCCACCTTCGTCAGCATGGTGATCGGTATTCCACTGGGTATCGCGGCCGCCCGCCGCGCCTGGGTCTATGCAGCCATGCGCCCGGTCCTCGATTTGATGCAGACCATTCCGACATTCGTCTACCTGATCCCGGCGCTGATCCTGTTCGGCCTCGGAATGGTTCCGGGCTTGATCGCGACTGTCATCTTTGCGATCCCCGCTCCCATCCGATTGACGCGTCTCGGTATCATCTCGACGCCACCTTCCCTCGTCGAAGCCGCGGTCGCCTTCGGCGCGCGGCCGATGCAGGTGCTGCGCAAGGTCGAGCTTCCCTTCGCCGCGCCGCAGATTATGGCGGGTCTCACCCAGACCATCATGCTGTCGCTGTCGATGGTGGTCATCGCCGCACTCGTCGGCGCCGATGGTCTCGGCGTGCCCGTCGTGCGTGCGCTGAACACTGTCAATGTCGCAAAAGGCTTCGAAGCCGGTCTCTGTATCGTCATCCTGGCGATCATTCTCGACCGCATGTTCCGCACGGCGGGTGAAGGAGAGGGCGCATGA
- the choV gene encoding choline ABC transporter ATP-binding protein: MTAVSFKDVSIIFGDRPEAALAMADQGKTRDEIGAATGLVLGVANASLTIEEGEILVLMGLSGSGKSTLLRAVNGLAPVVRGDVAVSTTTGLVNPYKCNAKALRELRTHTVSMVFQQFALLPWRTVAENVGFGLELAGMPEAERKARVGEQLELVNLTKWANRKVNELSGGMQQRVGLARAFATGAPILLMDEPFSALDPLIRTRLQDELLEFQRRLKKTILFVSHDLDEAFRIGNRIAIMEGGRIIQCGTPHDIVKNPADQYVADFVQNLNPINMLTAADVMQPGLGQTAAGMSVSATARAATPLVDVLDVLARQPGSIGIVENGTVIGTITAQDIVAGLTRHRRKEDA; the protein is encoded by the coding sequence ATGACCGCGGTAAGCTTCAAGGATGTCAGCATTATCTTCGGCGATCGGCCGGAAGCCGCCCTTGCCATGGCCGACCAGGGCAAAACGCGCGACGAGATCGGCGCCGCGACCGGCCTGGTGCTGGGCGTCGCCAATGCCTCGCTGACGATCGAGGAAGGCGAGATCCTCGTGCTGATGGGCCTTTCCGGTTCGGGCAAGTCGACTTTGCTGCGCGCCGTCAACGGGCTCGCTCCCGTGGTGCGCGGCGACGTCGCGGTCTCCACGACCACCGGCCTCGTCAACCCTTACAAATGCAATGCCAAGGCGCTGCGCGAACTGCGCACCCACACCGTCTCCATGGTGTTCCAGCAGTTCGCCCTCCTGCCCTGGCGCACCGTCGCCGAAAATGTCGGCTTCGGTCTCGAACTCGCCGGCATGCCGGAGGCCGAACGCAAGGCCCGCGTCGGCGAGCAGCTCGAACTCGTCAACCTGACGAAATGGGCGAACCGTAAGGTCAACGAGCTGTCAGGCGGCATGCAGCAGCGTGTCGGCCTTGCCCGAGCCTTTGCCACCGGCGCCCCTATCCTGCTCATGGATGAGCCCTTCTCTGCGCTCGACCCGCTGATCCGCACCCGCCTCCAGGACGAACTCCTGGAGTTCCAGCGGCGGCTGAAGAAGACCATTCTCTTCGTCAGCCACGATCTCGACGAGGCCTTCCGCATAGGCAACCGCATCGCCATCATGGAGGGCGGTCGGATCATTCAGTGCGGAACGCCGCACGACATCGTCAAGAACCCCGCGGACCAGTATGTCGCCGACTTCGTGCAAAACCTCAACCCCATCAACATGCTGACGGCCGCCGACGTTATGCAGCCCGGCCTCGGCCAGACCGCTGCCGGTATGAGCGTCAGCGCCACGGCCCGCGCCGCGACCCCGCTCGTCGATGTCCTCGACGTACTCGCCCGCCAGCCGGGCAGCATCGGCATCGTGGAAAACGGCACCGTCATCGGCACCATCACCGCCCAGGATATCGTCGCCGGCCTCACGCGCCATCGCCGCAAGGAGGACGCTTGA
- a CDS encoding pyridoxamine 5'-phosphate oxidase family protein — MKDQPSPLRETDDEARRLARVLLRSARHAAIAVLDPDTGFPFASRVLLATDVDGAPVILVSKLSAHTKALVRDPRASLLTGEPGKGDPLAHSRLTTQCTAEPIEHGHRFHERIRTRFLDRHPKANLYIDFPDFLFFRLKPEQASLNAGFGRAYHLDGGDLIIQSPAIEEIAAKAAETVRDLVERHPDVAETLAARLKAPKSASWRICGIDPAGFEIISGDFLLRYEFETPAVDSDHICSNISKIAYSIP; from the coding sequence ATGAAAGATCAGCCCTCGCCCTTACGCGAAACCGACGACGAGGCCCGTAGGCTCGCCCGCGTGCTGCTGCGCTCCGCACGGCACGCGGCAATTGCCGTTCTCGATCCCGACACTGGTTTTCCCTTTGCCAGCCGTGTCCTTCTCGCTACCGATGTCGACGGCGCGCCCGTTATCCTCGTTTCGAAGCTTTCGGCTCACACGAAAGCGCTAGTACGAGACCCGCGCGCCTCGTTGCTGACCGGTGAGCCGGGCAAGGGCGATCCGCTTGCCCATAGCCGGCTGACGACCCAATGCACGGCGGAGCCGATTGAGCATGGTCATCGGTTCCACGAGCGCATTCGCACGCGTTTTCTCGATCGCCATCCCAAGGCAAATCTCTATATCGATTTCCCCGATTTTCTCTTCTTCCGTCTCAAACCGGAGCAGGCGAGCCTCAACGCCGGCTTCGGCCGCGCCTACCATCTCGACGGCGGGGATCTCATCATCCAATCGCCGGCAATCGAAGAGATTGCCGCCAAAGCGGCCGAAACAGTGCGAGATTTAGTAGAGCGCCATCCCGATGTGGCGGAAACCCTTGCAGCGCGCTTAAAAGCCCCGAAATCGGCTTCTTGGCGCATCTGCGGCATCGATCCGGCGGGCTTTGAAATCATTTCCGGCGACTTTTTGCTGCGATACGAATTCGAAACGCCCGCTGTGGATTCCGATCACATTTGTTCAAACATATCTAAAATAGCATACT